Sequence from the Segatella copri genome:
ATCAAGTCCGCGCGAAGCCAGATCCGTACTCACCAGAATATTGGCACTTCCGTTGCTAAAACGGTAGAGAGAAGCCTCGCGTTCCTTCTGTTCCAATCCACCATGGAAGAAAGAGGTTGAAAATCCCTGCTCCACCAGATATTTATTGGTGCGCTCCACACTGTCGCGATAATTGAGGAATACAATGGTACTCTGATCGCCTAAACTGCGTAGCAAAAGTGACAGACTCTCCAGTTTATCCTTTACCGGACTATCCACCTTATATATATGTACACGGTCAGGAACCTGATCTTCATCCACACGGTAATCTATCTTTTCTACCCTGCCCATGTGTACGAAATGAGGAATCTCCTCCGCCTCGGTAGCAGAAAGCAGGAAATGTCGACGCAAGCCAGGCAAAGACTTGATCAGTCGGCTCATTTCGTCCTGGAAGCCCATCTCCAGACACTTGTCAAACTCATCAATCACCAGGTATTTTATATGATATGGAGAAAGATTTCCCTTATCCAGATGATCATTGAGACGACCTGGAGTTCCAAATACAATCTGAGGACGAACCTGTTTCATCACGCGATGCTCATCCATCGTAGCACGACCACCATAGCAAGCCATCGCACGCAAACCGCTGCCCATATTCTTCAATACGTTAGCCGACTGCAAAGCGAGTTCCCGACCAGGAGTTACCACCACCGCCTGTGCCTCGTCATCAGTAGCATCTATAAGTTGGGTAAGAGGCAAAAGATAAGCCAGTGTCTTGCCACTACCTGTTGGCGAAAGTATCACCACATCCTTGTTCCCGTGCAAGATTGCCTGCAAGGAATCCTGCTGCATATCATTGAGCTCAATGCCCAGTTTATCTAAAATTCTGTCTACCATAAATTTCCTAATAATCAATTTCAATAGAGAAGTATTCTTTTATTAAAGAGAAGTTTTCCTTTCAAGAGAAGTTTTCATAAATTCCTCATCATGAGGCATTATTTCTTTTTCTGATTGAGCAGTTTGTCAATCTCATCAAACTCCTTACCCATGTTCAGGTTCAGATAGATGGTATATAGCGGCAAAGCCCACTGGTCCTGCATATCAGGCGCCATCGTTCTGTACTTCTGCAGATAAGGCATCGCACTCTTGTAAAGTCCGTCTATCTCCTGATGAGTTTTGCGGGATTGCTGCGAATTCTTATCCATTTCAACCGCCTGATTAAAATAAGCCAAACCTATATTATAATAAGCACCAGCCAAAGAATCGTTCACGGCAAGTGCCTTTTTGCTCACTTCGATGCATTGCTTGAAATCACCCATATTCAAGAGAATAGTTCCCTTGGTAAAGAGATAGATATCATTGTCGGGAGCTATCGCCAGCGCCTTATCTGCCACGGCGAGCGCAGAATCGAGTAGGTTTTCCTGCGAATAATACTCTACCAGACGCGGGAAGAAGAACGGGAATTTCGGATCCCGCTCAAAACCTTCCTTCAAGGTCGAGAGATAGCGCGCAGTATCCTTCTCCAGTTTGTAAGTCTCAGCCAGATACTGTAACATATAGTTATAATGAGCCGTATCTTTCAGCGCCTCATAAGAATGATGAAGCGTAGCTTTGGTATCTTTCATCTTATATCCGGCATATACAGCCCAATAAGCGGCCGAAGAAAGATATTTGTCTTTCTGGGCATACTTATAAGATTGGAACATCGGGGCTGTACTGCACTCTATGTACTGGTCAAAGAACTGATAAGCCTCCTTGTATTTCTGCTTCCTGATAAACCAGGTTCCTCCGTTATAGAGGTTCGGACGTATCCTGTTCAAATATTCAGAATGAGACTTGCGGAAATCAAACTCACATTTTCCTTTCTTGTTAGGAATCATCTCAACGGAATCAAGTCCTTGGGCTATAACGAAGAGCTGTCGGGTTGCATTGAAGAGTTGGGCTGTATCATACGCCTGTTTGAGGTAGAGTTTCTCATTACCCTGTTCATACTGCTTCTTCACAGCATCGAAGAGAATATTCCAAATTTTCTTGTTATTCCGGTTGGCAGAATCCGTCAGGAGTTTGCGCATACTGGATTCGGCCTTCGCCAAATCCTTGCCAGCCTTTACCAGATCTTTGGCTGCAGAAATCTCCTTCTTCTGTGCCTGCAACCCTAATGGCGCCAACAGAAGAAAAGCTATCTGTAAAACCCATAAGTTTCTGAATATCTGTATTTTCATATTAATCTCCTAAATTAAAACTTTCATTTGTTTCCATACTCATAATAATACCAGTAGGTATTTCCATAAGTATCCCGAAGAGCATTCTGCTTTTCTGTCTCATTAGCATATTTGTGATCCATCTGCTGGAAATCCTCAAAGTCTGTATCCATCACATTATCGTGATAAACGATACTTGGATTACTGCGGCGATGCGTATAAAGAACCAACGCTTCCTTATAATGAACAGGCAGTTTGCCCGAAGTTACTTTGTAATGTTTCTGCACCTCTGCTACGAACTTGTCTAGTTGCTTGTCCAGCAAGAGTGCACAAAGCTGATAGTCAACAGGCAGACGATACTTGAGATGATGTTTAACCATCCATGCCGAAGGTTTCTGCATCCATTTTGGCGCCTTCCACATCATAGCCTTCACGGTTACGCTATCCGGCATCATCGCCTTACTTCCACCTACCAGCGGATAAGTAAAGAGACGGCTGCCCAGCTCGCCTGTTTCGTTGAGACAGGCTATACGGAGCATTGTCAGCGAAGAATCTGTTTTCAGAGATTTTTCACCTACTTCCAAAGCTTTTTCATACTGTTTTTCTTTCATCAGATGTTCCATGCGCATACGTCCATGAAACAGCCGATCATTGCTAGCAACAAAGTTGACAAGCAATATCATCACCAGCATCTGGAGCAGATTCACCCACATATAGCGGGAGAACCAGCCGTTACTGTGAGGCTCTGTTTCTATCGGCTCCAACTGGCGGGCTATCCATATTAATCCGCCCCAGAGAATCAGACAGAGTGGCAGGATAATCCACCACGCCCCCAGCGAATGATAACGGTCGATATCAACGGGGATATCGGTAATCATCGTCAGGATGAGGAACGAAGGGAAATAAGTAAGCCCGTGGAAACGGCGTTTCACACGGGTTACCGCGTACACTCCCACTTGCAGCAGATAGAGTACGAGCGTGATAAGCAGTGGAGCCAGCGTGTAACTGTAGTTGGTCAAACCGCCTGAGAAAACATGCTGAGCCACTGCCAGTACGTCTGCCTGGTAAAATGCCAGGTAGACGTAGGTAAATGTGATAAAGATGATAGCACAGGCGATTTGCATCTTCGCAGTACTACTCCTTTTATTTTTCATAAATCAATCTATTAATTTTTCTTCAGCACCAAAGCTGTACGAGCTGGCAGATAAAGTTTCAGCCACTCCTTACGGTCTTTCACATAAAGTGGATCGTAATTAGTCAGATGCGTCATCGTGTCATCATTCAAGCCATTACCGCCGAAATCCTTGCTGTCAGAATCAAGCACTACGCTGTAGGAACCGGTTGGAACCAGGAAGCCATAGTCTGTGAAAGAGCGGGTTGGCGAGAAATTGAACACGAAGAGCAGATCGCCACGCATAAAGGCGAGAACCTGATCGCCATCATTATGCCAGATTTCTACAACTGGTGTCTTGTTAAAATTCTTTTCGCTTGTGATTGTCTTGAGCATCTCTCGGTCGAAATCTCCAAGATAGTGGTAGCAGAGTTCATGATTAT
This genomic interval carries:
- a CDS encoding DEAD/DEAH box helicase, which translates into the protein MVDRILDKLGIELNDMQQDSLQAILHGNKDVVILSPTGSGKTLAYLLPLTQLIDATDDEAQAVVVTPGRELALQSANVLKNMGSGLRAMACYGGRATMDEHRVMKQVRPQIVFGTPGRLNDHLDKGNLSPYHIKYLVIDEFDKCLEMGFQDEMSRLIKSLPGLRRHFLLSATEAEEIPHFVHMGRVEKIDYRVDEDQVPDRVHIYKVDSPVKDKLESLSLLLRSLGDQSTIVFLNYRDSVERTNKYLVEQGFSTSFFHGGLEQKEREASLYRFSNGSANILVSTDLASRGLDIPDIDNIIHYHMPESEDGYIHRVGRTARWEAQGKAFFLLGPEEHIPEYVDAEIEDYEMPAADQLPAPAKPKMATIYIGKGKKDKISKGDILGFLCKKGGLQSAEIGKIDVNDRYAYAAISRTKLRSVLNNVKGEKIKGVKTIVEEVR
- a CDS encoding tetratricopeptide repeat protein, which produces MKIQIFRNLWVLQIAFLLLAPLGLQAQKKEISAAKDLVKAGKDLAKAESSMRKLLTDSANRNNKKIWNILFDAVKKQYEQGNEKLYLKQAYDTAQLFNATRQLFVIAQGLDSVEMIPNKKGKCEFDFRKSHSEYLNRIRPNLYNGGTWFIRKQKYKEAYQFFDQYIECSTAPMFQSYKYAQKDKYLSSAAYWAVYAGYKMKDTKATLHHSYEALKDTAHYNYMLQYLAETYKLEKDTARYLSTLKEGFERDPKFPFFFPRLVEYYSQENLLDSALAVADKALAIAPDNDIYLFTKGTILLNMGDFKQCIEVSKKALAVNDSLAGAYYNIGLAYFNQAVEMDKNSQQSRKTHQEIDGLYKSAMPYLQKYRTMAPDMQDQWALPLYTIYLNLNMGKEFDEIDKLLNQKKK
- a CDS encoding DUF6057 family protein, with the translated sequence MKNKRSSTAKMQIACAIIFITFTYVYLAFYQADVLAVAQHVFSGGLTNYSYTLAPLLITLVLYLLQVGVYAVTRVKRRFHGLTYFPSFLILTMITDIPVDIDRYHSLGAWWIILPLCLILWGGLIWIARQLEPIETEPHSNGWFSRYMWVNLLQMLVMILLVNFVASNDRLFHGRMRMEHLMKEKQYEKALEVGEKSLKTDSSLTMLRIACLNETGELGSRLFTYPLVGGSKAMMPDSVTVKAMMWKAPKWMQKPSAWMVKHHLKYRLPVDYQLCALLLDKQLDKFVAEVQKHYKVTSGKLPVHYKEALVLYTHRRSNPSIVYHDNVMDTDFEDFQQMDHKYANETEKQNALRDTYGNTYWYYYEYGNK